Proteins found in one Phycodurus eques isolate BA_2022a chromosome 18, UOR_Pequ_1.1, whole genome shotgun sequence genomic segment:
- the LOC133417133 gene encoding mitoregulin-like, whose product MADFSERSVQAAVVVSFLAGFAAGWQAHRMRRKFLDWRKKRLQDKLTETQKKLDLA is encoded by the coding sequence ATGGCAGACTTCTCGGAGAGGTCAGTGCAGGCGGCCGTCGTCGTGTCCTTCCTGGCGGGCTTCGCGGCCGGCTGGCAGGCCCACCGGATGCGCAGGAAGTTTCTGGACTGGCGGAAGAAGAGGCTACAAGACAAACTGACAGAGACGCAGAAGAAACTTGACTTGGCCTGA